The following are encoded together in the Scyliorhinus torazame isolate Kashiwa2021f chromosome 6, sScyTor2.1, whole genome shotgun sequence genome:
- the LOC140425199 gene encoding uncharacterized protein: MMSEAPDHAHLKGKRPKSKKKSFKAVKQPSFTWNDSTMPQIEPGNEINLQRTLQQAVTYTQTDDSDLEYFDADLYTFSGPREPNASSDANSDDMVLEDNDTDKPFTLGGYPSTKSEPQLDVLHIGDPRIESDADADSFFGFEHLQPIRYDIPTRECRMMLRPDTKRQRAVQAQRERPGATQNVVHVPLRVPDSTKEDTQDSTPQSLHEQEVTPVSQASTASSWTGSTIEEMQDSRAQSLHTQNVTPVSQASAASAWPASTIEATQDSDTQSLQEQDHEGLATSPDQLAADNASLPCSSKQQEDYDSLPRSSAQQDEHDGLSCHSEEQSDNDSPSPNEGQQQDNDSPPTLFAPPDEDTDNLPNRNEQQAATEDLPTVCEASDDSIPLPMQDVQSDRPQRVCSEALDDHCETAGDSGDTTILPPSFTRTSRQVNAFLHVPIPDVQLQEISAESSEPAKTPDGEHQQTNTNSVKTDQTPDGEQPNADSDSLKPDFTPDRECRNLSDGTHRVTADATTTGDGSLNNYIGSVITSSGYSPKGIHQYSPQLYPQIFSTPAVQPMTAHAGQTQYSGMQQPAVYPAYSQTGHSWNQDRRRTTASAICTTDWIP, encoded by the coding sequence atgatgtcagaggccccggaccacgcccatttaaaggggaaacgtcccaaatcaaagaaaaaatcttttaaagccgtaaaacaaccttccttcacctggaatgacagcacaatgcctcaaattgaaccaggaaatgaaataaacctccaaagaaccctgcaacaagcagttacctacacccaaactgatgattccgaccttgaatacttcgatgccgACCTTTAcactttctctggacctcgcgagcccaatgccagctccgacgcaaatagtgatgatatggtcctagaagacaacgacacagacaaacctttcaccttgggaggctaccccagtaccaaatccgaaccgcaactagacgtgttgcacattggggacccccgtattgaatccgacgcagacgcggattcgttcttcggatttgagcatCTTCAACCcatcagatatgacatcccgactcgtgagtgcaggatgatgctgcggcctgacaccaagagacagagagcggtacaagcccaaagAGAGCGGCCTGGTGCCACACAGAACGTGGTCCACGTaccactcagggttcccgactctacgaaagaagacacgcaagactccacaccgcagtccttgcatgaacaagaagtaactccagtgtcacaagcctccacagcgagctcatggacaggctccacgatagaagaaatgcaagactccagagcgcagtccttgcacacacaaaacgtgactccagtgtcacaagcctccgcagcgagcgcatggccagcctccacgatagaagcaacgcaagactccgacacgcagtccttgcaggaacaagaccacgagggtctagcaacctctcctgaccaattagcagcagacaatgcaagtctgccatgctcaagtaaacagcaagaagactatgacagtctaccacgctccagtgcacagcaggacgaacatgacggtctatcatgccacagtgaagaacaaagcgacaatgacagtccaagcccaaatgaaggacaacaacaAGACAATgatagtccacccacattgtttgcgccaccagatgaagacactgacaatttacccaaccgaaatgaacaacaagcagctactgaggatctacccacggtatgtgaggcgagtgacgacagcatcccacttcccatgcaagatgtgcaaagtgacagacctcagcgagTGTgctcagaggcactcgacgatcactgtgagaccgctggtgactccggtgacaccacgatacttccaccctcattcactcgaacctctcgacaagtcaatgcattcctgcatgttccgattccagacgtgcagcttcaagaaatctcagctgaatccagtgaacctgctaagactccggacggggagcatcaacaaactaacactaactcagttaaaacagaccagactccagatggggagcaaccaaacgccgactctgattcacttaagccggactttactccagacagggagtgccgtaacctcagtgatggcacgcacagggtgacagcagatgccacaacaacaggagatggatcacttaacaattacattgggtcagtaataacaagcagcggctacagtccaaaaggaatacaccaatattcaccacagctatatccacaaattttttccacaccagcagtgcagccaatgacagctcatgctggacaaacccagtattcaggcatgcagcagccagcagtctatccagcatattctcaaacaggccactcATGGAATCAAGACcggaggaggactaccgcaagcgcaatctgcactacagactggattccttag